In a genomic window of Nodosilinea sp. E11:
- a CDS encoding hydantoinase B/oxoprolinase family protein produces the protein MLPSFLSGQRWQFWIDRGGTFTDIVARRPDGQIAIHKLLSENPDRYADAPIQGIRDLLGLGPQDPIPAEAIEAVKMGTTVATNALLERKGDRTLLLTTQGFRDALRIGYQNRPDIFARHIELPEMLYERAIEVNERLSAQGDVLVALNTAEEERLIGELQQAFDSGIRACAIALLHGYRYPAHELRLGELARQVGFTQISLSHQVSPLIKLVSRGDTTVVDAYLSPILRRYVDRVAAQLRTGSETELALPQTQLMFMQSNGGLTDAALFRGKDSILSGPAGGVVGAVQTSRQAGYDRMIGFDMGGTSTDVSHYRGEYERTFETEVAGVRLRAPMMAIHTVAAGGGSIVSFDGSRYRVGPESAGAYPGPACYRHGGPLAVTDCNVMVGKLQPEFFPQVFGPGGNQPLDVEVVGKKFATLAEEIHAATGDVRSPEQVAAGFLAIAVEKMANAIKKISVQRGYDVSDYVLCSFGGAGGQHACLIADALGMTEIFLHPYAGVLSAYGMGLADVRSLNERSVELPLGEDTLPQIQQTVESLATKGLEELQQQGFAIEDFPMPLTPSPSPRGRGEPEHSKSNLQNSKRPLVLPRLLLKYEGTDSVLAVELAGVETMRSQFTTLHRQRYGFAQDTKRLIVDTAAVEVVGHTHSPDEPEIHTVRTTPLVPKTTVPGYTADAWHDTPVYHREDLCSGDAIAGPALIIEPTGTNVVEPGWEATFTLKGHLILKKDTSRKRSVGFASEETVDHSTVETSSTHATPPKCKIQHPKLPDPVLLEIFNNLFRAVAEEMGITLQNTSYSVNIKERLDFSCAVFDQNGQLVANAPHIPVHLGSMGESVRSLIEAKGDRLKPGDVYLQNNPYNGGTHLPDITVITPVFLGETLPSPSPEGTAPSPLPTPRSPLFYVASRGHHADIGGITPGSMPSHSTSIEEEGVLLDNVQLVDQGHFLESELLTILTTAPYPVRNSTQNMADLQAQIAANEKGAQELQKLVNHYGLDTVQTYMQHVQDNAEACVRRVIERLQDGHFTYPMDDGSQIAVQVTVNREQRSACIDFTGTSPQRPSNFNAPTAVCKAAVLYVFRTLVDDDIPLNAGCLKPLEIVIPAGSMLNPSYPAAVVAGNVEVSQAVTDALYGALGAIAASQGTMNNVTFGNQHHQYYETICGGSGAGPGFPGTDAVHTHMTNSRLTDPEVLEWRFPVLLREFAIQPGSGGAGEFSGGNGIIRRIEFREPMTAAILSNHRRVPPFGLAGGQPGQVGKNTVIRANGQVEVLPGQATVAVEPGDCIQIVTPGGGGYGYSNK, from the coding sequence ATGCTCCCATCCTTTCTCTCTGGCCAGCGCTGGCAGTTCTGGATCGATCGCGGTGGCACCTTTACCGATATTGTGGCCCGCCGCCCCGATGGTCAGATTGCGATCCACAAGCTGCTGTCAGAAAATCCCGATCGCTACGCCGATGCCCCCATTCAGGGCATCCGCGACCTGCTGGGGCTGGGGCCACAAGACCCTATCCCCGCCGAGGCGATTGAGGCGGTAAAGATGGGGACGACCGTGGCCACCAATGCGCTGCTAGAGCGGAAGGGCGATCGCACCCTTCTTCTGACAACGCAGGGATTCCGCGATGCCCTCCGCATTGGCTACCAAAACCGCCCGGATATTTTTGCCCGCCACATTGAGCTGCCCGAAATGCTCTACGAACGGGCGATCGAGGTGAACGAACGACTCAGCGCCCAAGGTGACGTACTGGTTGCTCTAAATACAGCGGAAGAAGAACGGCTGATCGGAGAACTCCAACAAGCCTTTGATTCTGGCATTCGGGCCTGTGCGATCGCGCTGCTCCACGGCTATCGCTACCCCGCCCACGAGCTGCGCCTGGGGGAACTCGCCCGCCAGGTCGGCTTTACCCAAATTTCTCTTTCCCACCAGGTCAGCCCGTTAATTAAGCTCGTCAGCCGAGGCGACACAACGGTGGTGGATGCCTATCTGTCACCGATTTTGCGGCGTTATGTGGATCGGGTGGCGGCGCAATTAAGGACTGGGTCTGAGACAGAGCTAGCTCTGCCTCAGACCCAGTTAATGTTCATGCAATCCAACGGCGGCCTGACCGATGCGGCGCTGTTTCGGGGCAAAGACAGCATTCTCTCGGGGCCAGCGGGGGGTGTAGTTGGCGCAGTGCAGACCAGCCGCCAGGCTGGGTACGATCGCATGATTGGCTTCGACATGGGCGGCACCTCTACAGACGTGTCCCACTACCGGGGCGAGTACGAGCGCACCTTTGAAACCGAAGTAGCCGGGGTGCGGCTGCGGGCTCCGATGATGGCGATCCACACCGTGGCGGCGGGGGGCGGCTCAATAGTGAGTTTTGACGGTAGCCGCTACCGGGTGGGGCCAGAGTCGGCGGGGGCGTATCCGGGGCCGGCCTGCTACCGCCACGGTGGACCGCTGGCGGTGACCGACTGCAATGTGATGGTCGGTAAGCTTCAGCCCGAGTTTTTTCCCCAGGTGTTTGGGCCGGGGGGGAATCAGCCATTGGATGTCGAGGTGGTGGGCAAGAAGTTTGCGACCCTGGCGGAGGAAATCCATGCGGCAACAGGGGATGTGCGTAGCCCTGAGCAGGTGGCGGCAGGTTTTTTGGCGATCGCCGTCGAAAAGATGGCCAACGCGATCAAAAAAATCTCGGTACAGCGAGGCTACGACGTTTCAGACTATGTGCTGTGCAGCTTTGGCGGGGCCGGGGGCCAGCACGCCTGCCTAATCGCCGACGCCCTGGGCATGACGGAGATATTTCTGCACCCCTACGCCGGGGTGCTGTCGGCCTACGGTATGGGGCTGGCAGATGTCAGGTCGCTGAACGAGCGATCGGTTGAGTTACCCCTGGGTGAAGATACGCTGCCGCAGATTCAGCAAACTGTAGAATCCCTGGCCACCAAAGGTTTAGAAGAACTACAGCAACAGGGCTTTGCAATTGAAGATTTCCCGATGCCCCTCACCCCTAGCCCCTCTCCCCGAGGGCGAGGGGAACCAGAGCATTCAAAATCCAACCTTCAAAATTCAAAACGGCCTCTGGTGTTGCCCCGGCTGCTGCTGAAGTATGAGGGCACCGATTCGGTGCTGGCGGTGGAGTTGGCTGGGGTAGAGACGATGCGATCACAGTTCACTACCCTGCACCGCCAGCGCTACGGCTTTGCCCAAGACACTAAGCGCCTGATTGTCGATACCGCTGCCGTCGAAGTCGTCGGCCACACCCACAGTCCCGACGAGCCGGAGATTCACACGGTTCGCACCACCCCTCTGGTGCCAAAAACCACCGTGCCGGGCTACACCGCCGATGCGTGGCACGACACACCGGTTTACCATCGTGAGGATTTGTGTTCTGGGGATGCGATCGCAGGCCCTGCCCTGATCATCGAACCCACCGGCACCAACGTCGTCGAACCAGGGTGGGAGGCCACTTTCACCCTCAAAGGGCATTTGATCTTAAAGAAAGACACCTCACGTAAAAGGTCCGTGGGTTTCGCTAGCGAAGAGACTGTGGACCATAGCACAGTGGAAACTAGCTCAACCCACGCTACCCCTCCAAAATGCAAAATCCAACATCCAAAATTGCCTGATCCCGTCTTGCTCGAAATCTTCAATAACCTCTTTCGCGCCGTAGCCGAGGAGATGGGGATCACGCTGCAAAACACCAGCTACTCGGTGAATATCAAAGAGCGGCTCGATTTCTCTTGTGCAGTGTTTGATCAAAACGGGCAGTTGGTGGCTAATGCACCCCACATTCCGGTCCACCTGGGGTCGATGGGCGAGAGCGTGCGGAGTTTGATTGAGGCCAAGGGCGATCGCCTCAAACCCGGCGATGTGTATCTGCAAAACAACCCCTACAACGGCGGCACGCATTTGCCAGATATCACGGTGATTACGCCGGTCTTTTTGGGAGAGACCCTCCCCTCCCCCTCCCCAGAGGGGACAGCCCCCTCCCCGCTCCCCACTCCCCGCTCCCCCCTTTTCTACGTCGCCTCCCGTGGTCACCACGCCGACATCGGCGGCATCACCCCCGGCTCCATGCCCTCGCACAGCACCAGCATTGAAGAAGAGGGCGTGCTGCTCGACAACGTGCAGTTGGTGGATCAGGGTCACTTTCTCGAATCTGAGCTTTTAACAATCCTTACGACTGCCCCGTATCCCGTGCGGAACTCGACGCAGAACATGGCCGACCTCCAGGCACAGATTGCGGCCAACGAAAAGGGAGCGCAAGAACTGCAAAAACTGGTCAATCACTACGGCCTCGACACCGTACAGACCTACATGCAGCATGTGCAAGACAACGCCGAAGCATGCGTGCGGCGGGTAATCGAGCGCCTCCAGGATGGTCACTTCACCTACCCCATGGATGACGGTAGCCAAATTGCCGTCCAGGTCACCGTCAACCGTGAACAGCGCAGCGCCTGCATTGACTTTACTGGCACCTCGCCCCAGCGGCCCAGCAACTTCAACGCGCCGACAGCGGTGTGCAAAGCAGCGGTGCTCTACGTGTTTCGCACCCTGGTGGATGACGATATTCCCCTCAATGCGGGCTGTCTAAAACCGCTAGAAATTGTGATTCCGGCAGGCTCCATGCTGAACCCCAGCTATCCGGCAGCGGTGGTGGCGGGCAATGTGGAGGTGTCTCAGGCGGTGACCGATGCGTTGTACGGGGCCTTGGGGGCGATCGCCGCCTCCCAGGGCACCATGAACAACGTCACCTTTGGCAATCAGCATCACCAGTACTACGAAACCATCTGCGGCGGCTCCGGGGCTGGCCCCGGCTTCCCCGGTACCGATGCGGTACACACCCACATGACCAACTCGCGCCTCACCGACCCCGAGGTGCTGGAGTGGCGGTTTCCGGTGCTGCTGCGGGAGTTTGCCATTCAACCGGGCAGCGGCGGAGCTGGAGAATTTTCGGGCGGCAACGGCATTATCCGCAGGATCGAATTTCGCGAACCGATGACGGCAGCGATTCTCTCGAACCATCGCCGGGTACCGCCCTTTGGGTTAGCTGGCGGTCAGCCAGGACAGGTGGGTAAGAATACTGTAATTCGCGCCAATGGCCAGGTGGAGGTGCTACCGGGTCAGGCCACGGTGGCCGTAGAACCAGGGGACTGCATTCAAATTGTGACGCCGGGGGGTGGCGGCTACGGCTACTCAAACAAGTAA
- a CDS encoding FkbM family methyltransferase, which yields MRVEACCQALFEHLLPDLDPQRQGLCIDVGVGTFAFYCELFARLGYTTVAVEPSPTDKLRAVCQQYPIQLIEQCLSDRVGTQTLHMGQFANLANSNFSSLAADWFGASGTTREVPTLDLSTLLEQVGATRITAVKIDIEGWEPVVIQQFAELPPELLPQVVMFEYGGGGSRALGEKGWSPRFFEGTMTCLKTLQQLGYDFSIMVDYASGTQAKVFDLQALALAQESPFYPNGVYGNILCFYQQRFAADPIRRLCAPYGGGLANWLVSKLVS from the coding sequence ATGCGTGTTGAAGCTTGCTGTCAGGCCCTCTTTGAGCACCTACTGCCCGATCTCGACCCCCAGCGACAGGGGCTTTGTATTGATGTGGGGGTAGGCACCTTTGCCTTTTACTGCGAACTATTTGCTCGCCTGGGCTATACCACTGTCGCCGTTGAACCTTCCCCTACCGATAAGTTGCGCGCGGTTTGCCAGCAATACCCCATCCAGCTGATCGAGCAGTGCCTTTCCGATCGCGTCGGCACCCAGACCCTGCATATGGGCCAGTTTGCCAACTTAGCTAACAGCAACTTCAGCTCGCTGGCCGCCGACTGGTTTGGGGCCTCGGGCACCACCCGCGAAGTGCCCACCCTCGATCTGTCTACGCTGCTAGAGCAAGTGGGCGCAACCCGCATCACCGCCGTTAAGATCGATATTGAAGGGTGGGAACCCGTAGTGATTCAACAGTTTGCCGAGCTGCCCCCGGAGCTACTGCCTCAGGTGGTGATGTTTGAGTACGGCGGCGGCGGCAGTCGTGCCCTAGGCGAAAAGGGTTGGTCGCCCCGGTTTTTTGAGGGCACCATGACCTGCCTCAAGACCCTACAACAGTTGGGTTACGACTTTAGCATCATGGTTGACTACGCCTCGGGCACCCAGGCCAAGGTGTTTGACCTGCAAGCACTAGCCTTAGCTCAGGAGTCGCCCTTTTACCCCAATGGCGTCTACGGCAATATTCTTTGCTTTTATCAACAGCGCTTTGCGGCAGATCCCATTCGCCGCCTCTGTGCTCCCTATGGGGGCGGCCTGGCCAACTGGCTGGTGAGCAAGCTGGTGTCTTAG
- a CDS encoding aldehyde dehydrogenase family protein, producing MTQLGSQADFSAAVGQVREASHTLVTAGVDLQSKLLETVATELEASLDDILEANTLDLEASLDMAVPDRVLDWLKLTPERLQTAAKILRRLAYLGDPRGLLLPAPSRLSKAISGYGQVVPLGVVALVYEAFPELAAIMAGLCLRTGNGLILKGGNEASQTNQVILQALHQALDQLGLPQHCIFSLTEEQGDMARTWLLQEPGIDLIIPYGRPGLVQQVVRQAGVPVLPTAIGNCYLYWSATGHLDTVTHMIIDSHRGEPDAVNAIEKVLIHRSCSPSAVVQLCHTLWDQDFEVLADGALLADLPNVKSATEADWHRPFLSKTVALSLVENGPAAAAFINRHSSGHANALATESYAESSRFTQLTCSAVVYINTSPRFVRNPAQSSSIALGMTAQRGRCSGFVGLSALLTTQHILQGLE from the coding sequence ATGACACAGTTAGGCAGCCAGGCAGACTTTAGCGCAGCGGTTGGTCAAGTTCGTGAAGCGAGCCACACCCTAGTGACTGCCGGTGTCGATCTCCAGAGCAAGCTGCTAGAGACCGTCGCCACTGAGCTAGAAGCCAGCCTTGACGACATTCTCGAAGCAAATACCCTCGACCTAGAGGCCAGCCTCGATATGGCGGTACCCGATCGGGTGCTCGACTGGCTCAAACTCACCCCAGAACGCTTACAGACCGCCGCCAAAATTTTGCGCCGCCTTGCCTATTTGGGCGACCCTCGAGGACTGCTGCTCCCGGCTCCAAGCCGCCTGAGTAAGGCGATATCGGGCTACGGCCAGGTGGTTCCTTTGGGGGTGGTGGCTCTAGTCTATGAAGCGTTTCCCGAACTGGCGGCGATTATGGCAGGGCTGTGCCTGCGCACGGGCAATGGCCTGATTCTCAAGGGCGGCAACGAGGCCAGCCAAACCAATCAGGTGATTTTGCAAGCCCTACACCAAGCCCTCGACCAGCTAGGCCTGCCCCAGCACTGTATTTTCTCCCTCACCGAAGAACAGGGGGATATGGCTCGCACCTGGCTGTTACAAGAGCCAGGCATCGACTTGATCATTCCCTACGGCAGGCCTGGTCTGGTGCAGCAGGTGGTGCGCCAGGCCGGGGTGCCAGTGCTGCCCACCGCTATCGGCAACTGCTACCTCTACTGGTCGGCCACCGGCCACCTCGATACCGTTACTCACATGATTATTGATAGCCACCGGGGCGAACCCGATGCCGTCAATGCGATCGAAAAAGTTTTGATCCACCGCAGTTGTAGCCCCTCAGCCGTGGTGCAACTCTGCCATACCCTGTGGGATCAAGACTTTGAAGTGCTGGCCGACGGTGCTCTGCTGGCCGATTTGCCCAATGTGAAGTCGGCCACTGAAGCCGATTGGCACCGCCCCTTTTTGAGTAAAACCGTCGCCCTTAGTCTGGTCGAAAATGGCCCAGCCGCCGCTGCCTTTATCAATCGCCACAGCAGTGGGCACGCCAATGCCCTAGCCACCGAAAGCTACGCCGAAAGCAGCCGTTTTACCCAGCTAACCTGTAGCGCAGTAGTCTATATCAACACTTCGCCTCGGTTTGTGCGCAACCCGGCCCAGTCGTCTAGCATTGCCCTGGGGATGACAGCCCAGCGGGGCCGTTGCAGCGGATTTGTGGGCCTCAGCGCCCTGCTCACCACCCAGCACATTTTGCAGGGTCTGGAGTAA
- a CDS encoding acyl-CoA desaturase, protein MTAITTERLSRDWVTLGFMIFVHSMAALAFLPANFSWAAIGVALLLHWVTGCLGITLGWHRLVSHRSFTVPKWLEYFFVFCGTLACQHGPIMWIGLHRHHHAYSDQNLDHHDSNKGFWWSHMGWMLRDVPARHDVDRFIRDIKDDRFYLFCEHYFLPLQIALGVVLYALGGWPFVLWGIFVRLVVVYHCTWLVNSATHKFGYRSHETDDKSTNCWWVAVVTYGEGWHNNHHAYQYSARHGLKWWEVDVTWMTIRLLQAVGLAKKVKLAGTSEG, encoded by the coding sequence ATGACTGCTATAACTACCGAGCGTTTGTCCCGCGATTGGGTCACCCTTGGCTTTATGATCTTTGTCCACAGTATGGCGGCCCTGGCGTTTTTGCCCGCCAACTTTTCTTGGGCCGCCATTGGGGTAGCGCTGCTGCTGCATTGGGTCACCGGCTGTCTCGGCATTACCCTGGGTTGGCACCGGCTGGTTTCTCACCGCAGCTTTACCGTGCCCAAGTGGCTAGAGTATTTCTTTGTCTTTTGCGGCACCCTGGCCTGCCAGCACGGTCCGATTATGTGGATTGGTCTGCACCGCCACCACCATGCCTACTCTGACCAAAACCTCGACCATCACGACTCTAACAAAGGCTTTTGGTGGAGTCATATGGGTTGGATGCTACGCGACGTTCCGGCTCGCCACGATGTCGATCGTTTCATCCGCGATATCAAAGACGATCGCTTCTATTTGTTTTGCGAACATTATTTTCTGCCGCTCCAGATCGCATTGGGCGTGGTGCTCTATGCCCTAGGCGGCTGGCCCTTTGTGCTGTGGGGCATCTTTGTGCGCCTGGTAGTGGTTTACCACTGCACCTGGTTGGTCAACAGCGCCACCCACAAGTTCGGCTATCGCAGCCACGAAACCGATGACAAATCGACCAACTGCTGGTGGGTGGCTGTCGTCACCTATGGCGAGGGTTGGCACAACAACCACCACGCCTACCAGTATTCGGCGCGCCATGGTCTTAAGTGGTGGGAAGTTGACGTTACTTGGATGACCATTCGCCTGCTACAGGCTGTTGGTTTGGCCAAGAAGGTCAAACTAGCGGGGACTAGCGAAGGTTAA
- a CDS encoding methionine gamma-lyase family protein yields the protein MMPPDSTLLPIFYGIDAQVKQNLSRVLGAFRQHRVGSHHFNSVSGYGHDDLGRDTLDRVFADIVQAEAALVRSQFVSGTHAIACALYGVLRPGDEMLAVAGTPYDTLEEVIGLRSKGQGSLAEFGVSYRELPLTAAHNLDWDALATAVRPNTRLVHIQRSCGYSWRSTLTIAEIETIVRTIKAQNPDVVCFVDNCYGEFLEDREPTAVGADLIAGSLIKNPGGTIAPTGGYVAGRADLVAAAACRLTAPGIGASGGSSLNLNRLLYQGLFLAPQMVGEAMKGNYLLATTFDALGYPVNPAPSAPRDVIQAIRLGSPEKLIAFCKAVQQHSPIDAYVEPVPAAMPGYDSDLVMAGGTFIDGSTSELSADGPLREPYIVYCQGGTHWTHVALALEAAIAAIGPL from the coding sequence ATGATGCCGCCAGACTCGACACTTCTTCCGATTTTTTATGGAATTGACGCTCAGGTCAAGCAAAATCTGTCGCGGGTGCTAGGAGCCTTTCGACAGCACCGGGTAGGTAGCCACCACTTTAACAGCGTGTCGGGCTATGGCCACGACGACCTAGGCCGTGACACCCTCGATCGCGTGTTTGCCGACATTGTGCAGGCAGAAGCTGCTCTGGTGCGATCGCAGTTTGTGTCTGGCACCCATGCGATCGCCTGCGCGTTGTACGGGGTGCTGCGCCCCGGTGATGAAATGCTAGCCGTAGCGGGCACCCCCTACGACACCCTAGAAGAAGTAATTGGTCTACGCAGCAAAGGCCAGGGATCGTTAGCCGAGTTTGGAGTGTCCTATCGAGAGTTACCATTGACTGCCGCCCACAACCTTGACTGGGATGCCCTGGCCACAGCAGTCAGGCCCAATACCCGACTGGTGCACATCCAGCGGTCATGTGGCTATAGTTGGCGTTCAACCCTTACCATAGCGGAAATCGAAACCATCGTCCGTACGATCAAGGCCCAGAATCCCGACGTTGTCTGTTTTGTCGATAACTGCTACGGCGAATTTTTAGAAGACCGTGAACCCACCGCCGTGGGAGCCGATCTGATCGCCGGGTCACTCATTAAAAATCCGGGCGGCACCATTGCGCCCACCGGCGGTTATGTCGCTGGCCGCGCCGACCTAGTCGCGGCTGCCGCCTGTCGCCTCACCGCTCCGGGTATTGGGGCCAGCGGCGGATCGAGCCTTAACCTCAACCGGTTGCTATACCAAGGCTTGTTTTTGGCCCCCCAAATGGTAGGCGAAGCCATGAAGGGCAACTATTTGCTGGCCACCACCTTCGATGCCTTGGGCTATCCAGTCAACCCGGCCCCTAGTGCTCCCCGCGACGTCATTCAGGCCATTCGACTGGGGTCGCCGGAGAAGCTAATTGCCTTCTGCAAGGCTGTACAGCAGCATTCACCTATTGATGCCTACGTCGAACCCGTGCCGGCCGCCATGCCTGGCTACGACAGCGATCTGGTGATGGCTGGGGGCACCTTTATCGATGGCAGCACCTCAGAGCTTTCCGCCGATGGCCCCCTGCGGGAGCCCTATATTGTCTACTGCCAGGGCGGCACCCACTGGACCCACGTAGCTTTGGCCCTGGAAGCCGCGATCGCTGCGATCGGACCGCTTTGA
- a CDS encoding photosystem I reaction center subunit XI yields MTDLIQPAGDPQIGNLETPINSSGFSKAFIGNLPAYRKGLSPQRRGLEIGMAHGYFLYGPFALLGPLRDSDIPGLAGLLSAAGLVVILTACLSIYSGAGVNDAVTKTTTPFTPPASLETDEGWSEFAGSFLIGGIGGATFAYLLAANLPMLTTLVSGGHS; encoded by the coding sequence ATGACAGATCTAATTCAGCCCGCTGGGGATCCACAAATCGGCAATCTAGAGACGCCGATCAATTCCTCTGGGTTTTCTAAGGCTTTTATTGGCAACCTGCCCGCCTACCGCAAAGGGCTTTCGCCCCAGCGTCGCGGCCTCGAAATTGGCATGGCCCACGGCTATTTCCTCTACGGCCCCTTTGCCCTACTCGGCCCCCTGCGGGATTCTGACATTCCTGGCCTGGCTGGACTCCTGAGTGCGGCGGGTCTGGTGGTAATTTTGACCGCTTGCCTCTCGATCTACTCGGGTGCTGGCGTTAACGATGCCGTCACCAAAACCACGACTCCCTTTACTCCTCCTGCTAGCCTCGAAACCGACGAAGGCTGGAGTGAGTTTGCCGGTAGCTTTTTGATCGGCGGCATTGGCGGGGCTACCTTCGCCTACCTGCTGGCGGCTAATTTGCCCATGTTGACCACGCTGGTCAGCGGCGGCCACAGCTAG
- the psaJ gene encoding photosystem I reaction center subunit IX — protein MDNNLLRYLSSAPVLATVWMVITAGVLIEFNRFFPDLLLHP, from the coding sequence ATGGACAATAACTTGCTTCGGTATCTGTCTTCTGCCCCGGTGCTAGCCACCGTGTGGATGGTGATTACCGCCGGTGTTTTGATTGAGTTCAACCGTTTCTTTCCCGATTTGCTGCTGCATCCCTAG
- a CDS encoding Photosystem I reaction center subunit III — MRRFFAVALVVFLWFGFTAPASASLAGDNVSGLTPCGQNEAFLKRAAGAKTESAKARFDFYGSSTLLCGSDGLPHLVVDGDLAHAGEFLIPSLLFLYIAGWIGWVGRAYVITVRGRKNPEDNEIIIDVPLAIKCMLTGFAWPLAAFKDIASGAMFAKDDEITVSPR; from the coding sequence ATGCGACGGTTTTTTGCTGTAGCGCTCGTAGTGTTTCTCTGGTTTGGGTTTACTGCCCCGGCATCCGCTAGCCTGGCTGGCGACAATGTATCCGGTCTGACCCCCTGTGGCCAAAACGAGGCTTTTCTGAAGCGGGCCGCTGGTGCCAAGACTGAATCGGCCAAGGCTCGATTCGATTTTTACGGTAGCTCTACCCTGCTGTGCGGCAGCGACGGCCTGCCCCACCTGGTTGTAGACGGCGACCTGGCCCATGCCGGGGAGTTTCTCATTCCCAGTCTTTTGTTTCTGTACATTGCAGGCTGGATTGGCTGGGTCGGTCGTGCCTACGTGATTACAGTGCGGGGTCGCAAGAACCCCGAAGACAATGAGATCATCATTGATGTGCCCCTGGCCATTAAGTGCATGCTGACTGGGTTCGCCTGGCCCCTCGCTGCTTTCAAAGATATTGCTAGCGGTGCCATGTTTGCCAAAGACGACGAGATCACTGTATCTCCTCGCTAG
- the tsaD gene encoding tRNA (adenosine(37)-N6)-threonylcarbamoyltransferase complex transferase subunit TsaD: MATILALETSCDETAAAVVRDRTVLSSVVASQINIHQPYGGIVPEVASRYHVTAVGESISAALDQAGLHWAEIDGVATTCAPGLVGALLVGLTAGKTLAMVHQKPFLGIHHLEGHIYANYLAHPDLQPPYLCLLVSGGHTSLIYVKDCGHYQTLGQTRDDAAGEAFDKVARLLGLDYPGGPVIDRLAQQGNPQAFPLPEGNISLPGGGFHPYDSSFSGLKTAVLRLVEKLRAEGVDPLPIHDLAASFQATVARSLTKRVMACAQAYGLTTVALGGGVAANSGLRHQLQQAAEQQGLRVMIPPLSLCTDNAAMIGCAAADHLNRGHRSTLALGVQSRLDLARVMELYQPIPMA, encoded by the coding sequence ATGGCGACGATATTGGCGTTAGAAACTAGTTGTGATGAAACGGCGGCGGCGGTCGTGCGCGATCGCACCGTACTCAGCAGCGTAGTCGCCTCTCAAATTAATATCCACCAGCCCTACGGCGGCATTGTGCCCGAGGTGGCCTCTCGGTATCACGTCACCGCCGTAGGAGAGAGTATTAGCGCCGCCCTAGATCAGGCGGGCCTGCATTGGGCCGAGATTGACGGCGTGGCCACCACCTGTGCCCCTGGCCTGGTGGGGGCACTTTTAGTGGGCCTGACCGCAGGCAAAACCCTGGCCATGGTTCACCAAAAGCCGTTCCTGGGCATTCACCATCTCGAAGGGCACATCTATGCCAACTACTTGGCTCACCCCGACCTCCAGCCGCCCTACCTGTGTCTACTGGTCTCCGGCGGGCATACCAGCTTGATCTACGTCAAAGACTGTGGCCACTACCAGACCCTGGGCCAGACCCGCGACGATGCGGCGGGAGAAGCCTTTGATAAAGTGGCTCGACTGCTGGGGTTAGACTACCCCGGCGGCCCGGTGATCGACCGCTTGGCCCAACAGGGCAACCCCCAGGCGTTTCCGCTGCCCGAGGGCAATATTTCGCTGCCTGGGGGGGGCTTTCATCCCTACGACTCGAGCTTCAGCGGGCTAAAAACGGCGGTGCTGCGCCTAGTCGAAAAACTCAGGGCCGAGGGAGTAGACCCGCTGCCCATCCATGACCTAGCCGCCAGCTTTCAAGCCACGGTGGCCCGCAGCTTAACAAAACGGGTAATGGCCTGTGCCCAAGCCTACGGTCTGACTACCGTAGCCCTAGGGGGTGGGGTAGCCGCCAACAGCGGCCTGCGCCACCAGCTCCAACAAGCGGCTGAGCAACAGGGCCTGCGGGTGATGATTCCACCGCTGAGTCTGTGCACCGACAACGCGGCCATGATCGGCTGTGCCGCCGCCGACCACCTCAATCGAGGGCACCGCTCGACTCTGGCGCTCGGGGTACAGTCTCGGCTCGATCTAGCCCGAGTTATGGAGCTCTACCAGCCTATCCCAATGGCTTAA
- a CDS encoding metal-sensitive transcriptional regulator has protein sequence MQNPSSQPHPHLHEVDISADSSAHPHIHDPESLRRIVNRLARIEGHIRGIKTMVQESRPCPDVLVQVAAVRGALDRVARIILDEHLTECIGRAAEDGNIEAEIAELKAALDRFLP, from the coding sequence TTGCAAAATCCTAGCTCCCAGCCCCATCCTCACCTGCACGAGGTCGACATCAGCGCCGACAGCAGTGCTCATCCCCACATCCACGACCCTGAGTCGCTGCGGCGGATTGTCAATCGTCTGGCCCGCATTGAGGGTCACATTCGCGGTATCAAGACGATGGTGCAGGAGAGTCGTCCCTGCCCCGATGTTCTGGTGCAGGTGGCTGCCGTGCGCGGGGCCTTAGATCGGGTAGCCCGCATCATTCTTGACGAACACCTGACCGAATGTATTGGCCGCGCCGCCGAAGACGGCAATATTGAGGCCGAAATTGCCGAACTCAAGGCCGCGCTCGATCGCTTCTTGCCGTAG